The window GAAATGCTCGTCAACATGGGACCGCAACATCCCAGCACGCATGGCGTGCTCCGGCTGGTGTTACGGACCGATGGCGAAGTGGTCAGCGAGGTCACCCCTCACTTTGGTTATTTGCACCGCTGCGCCGAAAAAATCGGCGAAAACCTGACCCCGCGACAGTGGATTCCCTATACCGACCGGATGGATTATCTGGCGGCAATGAATATGAACCTGGGTTGGGCTCTGTGCGTGGAAAAGCTGATGAAGCTGGAGTTGCCCGAAAAAGCCAAACATTTGCGGGTGATCATCGCCGAACTGAATCGAATTGCCAGCCACCTGGTCGGCATGGGGACCTATGGGCTGGACTTAGGGACATTTAGCCCTTTTTTATACGCCTTTCGCGAACGCGAATTAATTTTGAATCTATTTGAAGAAGTCTGCGGCGCGCGGCTGACCTATAGCTATATCACGGTGGGGGGGGCGACCGCCGACCTGCCCAAGGGTTGGCTGCAAAAGTGCGAAAAGTTTTTGGACCAGTTTTTGCCAATCATCACGGAATACCACGCCCTGCTGACCACGAACGCGATTTTTGTGCGCCGTACCGCGGGAATTGGGATATTGACAGCGGAAAAGGCGATTGATTACGGGTGTTCCGGTCCGGTGCTGCGGGGGAGTGGTGTTGATCAAGATTTGCGCCGCGATGGCGAAGAACGCTACACCGAGATGTATGATGGCTACGCGTTTGAAGTGATCGTCCAAAAGAACGGCCATTACCCCAACGACCACGCTTACCCTCCCGTCCCCGAAAGCGCTGTGCTGGGGGATTGTTGGCATCGCTTTTATGTGCGGATGCTGGAAGTGATGCAATCGATCGACTTGATTCGGCAGGCGATCGACCGTTATAGCACGGCCGCCGGTTCCTGGGGTGAACCGGTTAAGCTGACCGAAAAGCTCCCCAAAGGAGAGGTCTATCTGGAGACCGAATGTCCCCGCGGCCAGATGGGTTTTTATTTGGTTAGTGATGGGACGTCCATTCCCTGGCGGGCCCGGGCCCGCAGCAGTTGCTTTTGTAATCTTTCCCCCACGGCGGAGCTTTGCCGGGGCTGCCTGATCGCGGATGTTCCGGCGATCGTGGGTTCGCTGGATATCGTGATGGGTGAGATTGATCGGTAGTTCCTCGGACCCAGGGTAGTTCTTGCGATTGAACCCATTGGGCTATCATCCAGAAACACTTTGTGGTAGCCATTTACCACAAGGTTATTGAATTGAATATCCTAAATTTATCGCTCAGATCATCCTGGATGCGCAGCCTTTTCTGATCCGGTAAACCGCGTCGCGTTTTATAAGAATCAAGACGATGGCGAGTTGGTGCCTGAAATTACCTTAGAGAATAGTTTTTTCAGGCCGCTGCGCCAGCAGCAGCGATAGTTCGTCTTTAGCCTGGCAACGGCCACATGATTTTAGCTTGGGATGCCAGCCCCTGGATCGCTGGGTAGTTTTCGTGAATGCCCGCGTAGCAACCAAAAAAAATCAAGCAAGTGTTGCAACCTGGGTGAAGCTAAAGTTCAATATTAGTGATCCAACCCTCCTTCCCGCCAGAACAACGATCAGCATGAAAACCCGACTAATTCTGCTTACACTAACGATCTTTTTCGCGGCGCACGGCTTGTGCCTTGCCGTAGGAAATACTCGAAAGTCGGCTGCCCCCGATTTTACCAAAGGCGAAAAGATACCGCAAAACGCGAACCACGACTGGAATCTCGGCGCCACGGGTCTCCGCGGTTGGATTTATTGCGACAAATTGGTCACCTCCGATGCCCGTCAGATCGCGATCACCAAGGTGGACCGGGGGTCTCCCGCCGACGGGATTTTTGCGATTGGCGACGTGATTTTGGGCGTCGGCGGCAAACCATTTTCCCATGACCCGCGCACCGAAATGGGCAAGGCCCTGACCCTGGCTGAAACGGAAGCGGGCCAAGGCCAGCTCACCCTGACCCGTTGGCGCGCAGGCAACTCGGAAGAGGTCGTAGTGCGGCTTCCCGTGCTGGGAACTTATAGTGCCACCGCTCCCTACAACTGCCCCAAGTCCGCACGCATTTTAGAACTAGGTTGCCGGGATCTTGCCAGGCGCATGGCTGATCCCAACTATGCCCAGCGGCTGGATCCCATCCCCCGCTCACTGAATGCCCTTGCCTTATTAGCCAGCGGCGATCCCAGCTACCTCCCGCTGATCAAAAAGGAAGCTGAATGGGCCGCGAACTTCTCCGATACAGGAATGGCAACCTGGTATTACGGGTACGTCATGATTTTCCTTTCGGAATACAAGATGGCGACGGGTGATGCTTCGGTCATGCCGGGCTTAGAGCGGCTTGCGCTCGAAGCCGCGCATGGTCAAAGCGCGGTCGGTTCGTGGGGGCACCGGTTCGCTCGGCCCGACGGACGACTTCACGGTTACGGAATGATGAATTCTCCGGGGTTGCCCCTCACAATCTCGTTGGTGCTGGCTCGTGAGGCGGGCGTCCAAGATCCGGCCTTGGACCTGGCGATCGCACGGAGTGCCAAGCTACTCCGTTTTTACGTCGGCAAAGGAGCGATTCCCTACGGTGATCATCATCCCTGGATTGAAAATCACGAGGACAACGGCAAGTGCGGAATGGCCGCCGTGCTTTTCAACCTTATGGGTGAAACGAACAGCGCGGAATTCTTCTCTCGCATGAGCGTTGCTTCCCACGGATCGGAACGGGACACGGGGCACACCGGCAATTATTTTAACATGCTGTGGGCGATGCCGGGTGTCGCACAGTCCGGCCCAAATGCCACCGGAGCCTGGATGAAGGAGTTTGGAAGTTGGTACTTTGACCTCGCCCGGCGTTGGGATCATAGCTACCTGCATCAAGGCCCCCCCGAAGCAGAAGAAGACAGCTACGCTGGCTGGGATAGCACCGGCGGCTATTTGCTGGCCTACGCCATGCCGCTGAAAAAGCTTTATCTCACGGGTAAGCAGGCAAGTGGCGCGCCGCAGTTGGATGCCGCCGCCGCCCAATCGCTTATTGTCGATGGGAGTGGCTGGAACAACAAAGACCGCCATGGTTTCTACGATAAGCTCAGCAATGAACAACTCCTCGAGCGCCTGCGTAGTTGGTCGCCCGTCGTGCGGGAGCGCGCGGCGATGGCGCTGGGCCGCCGCCAGGACGCTCCCGTGAGCCCTTTGGTCGAGATGCTCGATTCTCCAAGCATTGAGGCCCGTTATGGCGCCTGTCAAGGTTTGATCTTTCTTCGCGGACGGGGAGCGCTCGCCGTGGACGCCCTGCAAAAGACCTTGGCGCATCCCGATCTTTGGCTTCGTATCAAAGCGGCCGAGGCACTCGCTGCCATCGGTAAACCGGCGACAAAAGCTGTGCCGCAACTGCTGGAACTGCTGGCCCACGTGGATGAAATGAATGATCCGCGCGGGATGCAGCAGCGCTATTTAACCTTTACTCTATTTGGCAGTGACGGGATGCTCGCCCAATCTTTGGAAGGCGTGGACCGCCCCGCGCTCTACAAGGCCGTTCGGGCGGGGCTAAAGAATGAGGACGGGCGAGCTCGCGGCAGCATTGGTTCCGTCTATCGCCATCTCTCATTCGAAGAAATTAAACCTTTGCTACCTGCCATTCACCAGGCGATCGTTCAGCCCGCGCCTAGCGGCGAGATGTTCGCCGATGCGATTCGCGTGGAAGGCCTGCGTCTCCTGGCGGAGCACCGCATCGAGGAAGGCATCAACGCCCTCGTGACCTACACCCGCGATCAAAATCCTTGGGAAAGCCAAATTCGCACTCCAGAGCTGATGGAAATCCTCCTTACCTACGGCGCGCACGCCAAGGTGGCTATTCCTGAACTGGCCAAGATCGCAAATTACTTTGAGAAGGATGAAAAAGACTTTCCACCTCATCTGATGAGGTTGAAGGCCAAGAGCGTCCGCGATACGATCAGCGCGATAAAAGCCGCGACGGACTCGCCAAAACTCATTCGAATCAACCAGGTAGAGCCGGAAGCGAAGAAAACAATAGCGAAGGAGCCGGGGAGTGATTCCGCAAAAGCCCCACTCAAGGTATTCATCTTGGCTGGCCAATCGAACATGGAAGGCCATGCAGAAATCCGCACCTTTGACTACATCGGCAAAGATCCAGCCACGGCCCCCTTGCTCAAGGAGATGCGTAATCCTGACGGAACGCCGCGCGTCTGTGAAAAGGTCTGGATGTCCTATTTAACCGGGCCTTATGATGGTAGTGCGAATGGCGAGGGGTTGGGAAAATTGACCGCAGGTTTTGGCGCTCGCGGAGACCAGCCCACCCAGGATGGGGGAAAGATTGGGCCTGAGTTCACCTTTGGTATCTATATGGAGAAAGAGCTGAAGGAGCCCATCCTGATTATCAAGACTGCCTGGGGCGGCAGGTCGCTGAACACCGAATTTCGTCCACCGAGTGCCGGGTCATACAAGCTGCCCAAG of the Pirellulales bacterium genome contains:
- a CDS encoding NADH-quinone oxidoreductase subunit D; protein product: MPLAIEDDPRIIEFDVRTDEMLVNMGPQHPSTHGVLRLVLRTDGEVVSEVTPHFGYLHRCAEKIGENLTPRQWIPYTDRMDYLAAMNMNLGWALCVEKLMKLELPEKAKHLRVIIAELNRIASHLVGMGTYGLDLGTFSPFLYAFRERELILNLFEEVCGARLTYSYITVGGATADLPKGWLQKCEKFLDQFLPIITEYHALLTTNAIFVRRTAGIGILTAEKAIDYGCSGPVLRGSGVDQDLRRDGEERYTEMYDGYAFEVIVQKNGHYPNDHAYPPVPESAVLGDCWHRFYVRMLEVMQSIDLIRQAIDRYSTAAGSWGEPVKLTEKLPKGEVYLETECPRGQMGFYLVSDGTSIPWRARARSSCFCNLSPTAELCRGCLIADVPAIVGSLDIVMGEIDR
- a CDS encoding DUF6288 domain-containing protein, producing MNARVATKKNQASVATWVKLKFNISDPTLLPARTTISMKTRLILLTLTIFFAAHGLCLAVGNTRKSAAPDFTKGEKIPQNANHDWNLGATGLRGWIYCDKLVTSDARQIAITKVDRGSPADGIFAIGDVILGVGGKPFSHDPRTEMGKALTLAETEAGQGQLTLTRWRAGNSEEVVVRLPVLGTYSATAPYNCPKSARILELGCRDLARRMADPNYAQRLDPIPRSLNALALLASGDPSYLPLIKKEAEWAANFSDTGMATWYYGYVMIFLSEYKMATGDASVMPGLERLALEAAHGQSAVGSWGHRFARPDGRLHGYGMMNSPGLPLTISLVLAREAGVQDPALDLAIARSAKLLRFYVGKGAIPYGDHHPWIENHEDNGKCGMAAVLFNLMGETNSAEFFSRMSVASHGSERDTGHTGNYFNMLWAMPGVAQSGPNATGAWMKEFGSWYFDLARRWDHSYLHQGPPEAEEDSYAGWDSTGGYLLAYAMPLKKLYLTGKQASGAPQLDAAAAQSLIVDGSGWNNKDRHGFYDKLSNEQLLERLRSWSPVVRERAAMALGRRQDAPVSPLVEMLDSPSIEARYGACQGLIFLRGRGALAVDALQKTLAHPDLWLRIKAAEALAAIGKPATKAVPQLLELLAHVDEMNDPRGMQQRYLTFTLFGSDGMLAQSLEGVDRPALYKAVRAGLKNEDGRARGSIGSVYRHLSFEEIKPLLPAIHQAIVQPAPSGEMFADAIRVEGLRLLAEHRIEEGINALVTYTRDQNPWESQIRTPELMEILLTYGAHAKVAIPELAKIANYFEKDEKDFPPHLMRLKAKSVRDTISAIKAATDSPKLIRINQVEPEAKKTIAKEPGSDSAKAPLKVFILAGQSNMEGHAEIRTFDYIGKDPATAPLLKEMRNPDGTPRVCEKVWMSYLTGPYDGSANGEGLGKLTAGFGARGDQPTQDGGKIGPEFTFGIYMEKELKEPILIIKTAWGGRSLNTEFRPPSAGSYKLPKQIQAEWDKHPQGAHGIPKLEDRKKWQEDKDAASGVFYRMMVEHVKKVLADPARVCPEYDPEQGYELAGFVWLQGFNDLVDGQTYPNGNYEEYTRLLAHFIRDVRKDLDAPKMPFVIGVLGVEGEKNVNFRNAMAAPAAMPEFQGNVVAVDTAPFWDRDIEAAEPKQGEYNNILDTAHVLKADGTLDMERKWDKFWKPIGKPLPAARDWRFITIDATETKDKLEEFTDRRFRDITLPSAMKNWYMPDFDDSKWSVGKAPIGKGVWNHSGIMLDKYSSEWGKEEFLLMRTTFDVENLDYDSYRIAILARQGFHVYLNGHKIHTYIWWQDQPQYRSIVLDKEQTQYLKKGKNVLAVYANDQYSPGSTEHYAALDAWIEGITKGDQEKLELALEEVLSPKDREALKGASNGGYHYFGSAKIFAQMGKAFAEANLKLINK